In one window of Halomarina pelagica DNA:
- a CDS encoding DUF7344 domain-containing protein: MVDVSTLFELLTADVRRRLLVALCDVRSVQVPEGILARGHAAAVSSPDFRPGQRRSLDGTSPHSDTFQLYHNHLPKLADVGLIEWDREAQTVSRGPNFEEVEPAVRLLAANAHEFPGEFY, encoded by the coding sequence ATGGTTGATGTATCGACACTGTTCGAGTTGTTGACCGCCGACGTCCGGCGGCGCTTGCTCGTAGCACTGTGTGACGTCCGTTCGGTTCAGGTTCCCGAAGGAATCCTCGCACGCGGGCACGCCGCTGCCGTGTCGTCTCCGGACTTCCGCCCCGGACAGCGGCGATCGCTCGACGGGACGTCTCCGCATTCGGACACCTTTCAGCTGTACCACAACCACCTCCCGAAGCTAGCCGACGTGGGTCTCATCGAGTGGGACCGGGAGGCGCAAACCGTCTCACGGGGGCCGAACTTCGAGGAGGTCGAACCCGCCGTCCGTCTGCTGGCCGCGAACGCTCACGAGTTCCCCGGCGAGTTCTACTGA
- a CDS encoding copper-translocating P-type ATPase: MTGRPDETDHETRGHADLPNANDGADETESRARHGTHAQPRVEESLVEEEATSHETHPQMRRGGREGGETHGTHGAHGGDEGHEGHGGGMHAGHERLFRRRFFVSLALSIPVLLYSEGLQELLGFSAPAFPGSEWASPVFSVVVFAYGGVPFLRMAVPELRARQPGMMTLISLAITVAFVYSLATVVFLPGMDFFWELVTLIDIMLLGHWIEMRSVRQASSALDELAKLLPDTAERVTGDGETEEVPVGDLEPGDQVLVRPGANVPADGVVEEGSSDVDEAMITGESRPVEKAPDDEVIGGTINGAGSLRVRITATGDETTLSGIMRLVEEAQGSRSRTQMLADRAAGWLFYVALAAAAVTAVAWSVAVGFDVAVVERVVTVLVIACPHALGLAIPLVVAINTSLAARNGMLVRDRIAMEEARNVDTIVFDKTGTLTRGEQGVVGVATVDGTDEDEALALTAAVEGDSEHIIARAVREAAEGRDLAVPAVSEFEAIEGRGVRATVDGRTVHVGGPNLLDLLGVEPAPELAAFAAEAGANARTVVYLVRDGEAIAAVALADVIREESRRAIEALHEMGVEVAMLTGDSEDVARAVAADLGIDTYFAEVLPEDKDGKIVELQRQGKLVAMVGDGVNDAPALTRADVGIAIGSGTDVAVESADVVLVQNNPLDVVRLVALSRKSYRKMQENLVWAAGYNVFAIPLAAGVLAPIGILLSPAIGAILMSLSTVIVAINAQFLRRADLAVPTLRGVSPHGEARPAD, encoded by the coding sequence ATGACAGGGAGACCCGACGAAACCGACCACGAGACGCGCGGGCACGCCGACCTTCCGAACGCGAACGACGGAGCGGACGAGACGGAGTCGCGTGCGAGACACGGCACACACGCACAGCCCAGGGTGGAGGAGTCGCTCGTAGAGGAGGAAGCGACGTCGCACGAGACGCACCCGCAGATGCGTCGCGGGGGACGCGAGGGAGGGGAGACACACGGGACACACGGGGCTCACGGGGGAGACGAGGGACACGAGGGACACGGGGGCGGAATGCACGCCGGGCACGAACGGCTGTTCCGGCGGCGGTTCTTCGTCTCGCTGGCCCTGTCGATCCCCGTCCTGCTCTACAGCGAGGGGTTGCAGGAACTGCTCGGGTTCTCCGCGCCGGCGTTCCCCGGTAGCGAGTGGGCGTCGCCCGTCTTCTCGGTCGTCGTCTTCGCCTACGGCGGCGTTCCGTTCCTCCGGATGGCGGTCCCGGAACTGCGCGCGCGCCAGCCCGGCATGATGACGCTCATCTCGCTCGCGATCACCGTCGCCTTCGTCTACAGCCTCGCGACGGTGGTCTTCCTCCCCGGCATGGACTTCTTCTGGGAACTGGTGACGCTGATCGACATCATGCTGCTCGGTCACTGGATCGAGATGCGTAGCGTCCGGCAGGCGTCGAGCGCGCTCGACGAACTCGCGAAGCTCCTCCCCGACACCGCAGAGCGCGTCACCGGGGACGGGGAGACCGAGGAGGTGCCCGTCGGTGACCTCGAACCGGGCGACCAGGTGCTCGTCCGCCCGGGGGCGAACGTGCCCGCCGACGGCGTCGTCGAGGAGGGGAGTTCGGACGTCGACGAGGCGATGATCACCGGCGAGTCCCGCCCGGTCGAGAAGGCACCCGACGACGAGGTGATCGGGGGGACGATCAACGGGGCCGGGAGCCTCCGCGTTCGGATCACGGCGACCGGCGACGAGACGACCCTCTCGGGCATCATGCGACTCGTCGAGGAGGCCCAGGGGAGCAGGTCCCGGACGCAGATGCTGGCCGACCGAGCGGCGGGCTGGCTGTTCTACGTCGCGCTCGCCGCGGCGGCCGTCACGGCGGTCGCGTGGAGCGTCGCGGTCGGCTTCGACGTCGCGGTCGTCGAGCGCGTGGTGACGGTGCTCGTCATCGCCTGTCCCCACGCGCTCGGGTTGGCGATCCCGCTCGTCGTCGCGATCAACACCTCCCTCGCCGCCCGAAACGGCATGCTCGTCCGCGACCGGATCGCGATGGAGGAGGCTCGGAACGTCGACACGATCGTCTTCGACAAGACCGGGACGCTCACCAGGGGCGAGCAGGGGGTGGTCGGGGTCGCCACCGTCGACGGGACGGACGAGGACGAGGCGCTCGCGCTCACGGCCGCGGTCGAGGGCGACTCCGAGCACATCATCGCCCGGGCCGTCCGCGAGGCCGCCGAGGGCCGCGACCTCGCGGTGCCGGCCGTGAGCGAGTTCGAGGCCATCGAGGGGCGGGGCGTCCGCGCGACCGTCGACGGCCGGACGGTCCACGTCGGCGGGCCGAACCTCCTCGACCTGCTCGGCGTCGAACCCGCCCCCGAACTCGCCGCGTTCGCGGCGGAGGCGGGGGCCAACGCCCGGACCGTCGTCTACCTCGTTCGCGACGGCGAGGCGATCGCGGCGGTCGCGCTCGCCGACGTGATCCGCGAGGAGAGCCGGCGGGCGATCGAGGCGCTCCACGAGATGGGCGTGGAGGTGGCGATGCTCACCGGCGACTCCGAGGACGTGGCCCGCGCCGTCGCCGCCGACCTCGGCATCGACACCTACTTCGCCGAGGTGCTGCCGGAGGACAAGGACGGGAAGATCGTCGAACTCCAGCGGCAGGGTAAACTCGTCGCGATGGTCGGCGACGGCGTCAACGACGCCCCGGCGCTGACGCGCGCGGACGTCGGCATCGCGATCGGGTCCGGCACGGACGTGGCGGTCGAGTCGGCCGACGTCGTCCTCGTGCAGAACAACCCGCTTGACGTGGTTCGGCTGGTCGCTCTCTCGCGGAAGAGCTACCGGAAGATGCAGGAGAACCTCGTCTGGGCGGCCGGGTACAACGTGTTCGCCATCCCGCTCGCGGCGGGCGTGCTCGCGCCGATCGGGATCCTGCTCTCGCCGGCGATCGGCGCGATCCTGATGTCCCTCTCGACGGTGATCGTCGCGATCAACGCCCAGTTCCTCCGCCGGGCGGACCTCGCCGTGCCGACCCTGCGCGGCGTCTCCCCGCACGGGGAGGCGCGGCCGGCCGACTGA
- a CDS encoding winged helix-turn-helix domain-containing protein gives MSRTANTRTTKEERLEYPSGWLYLCQHDSVHFIIDALLQVDPKKEFTKTELAEFAGISTQSVRRHLDKLVEAGIVAETAGGKRYHYDLESPTGQLVAELNAELVAIGAGRATPSADE, from the coding sequence ATGAGCAGAACAGCCAATACGCGCACGACGAAAGAGGAGCGGCTCGAATATCCGTCGGGATGGTTGTACCTCTGTCAACACGATAGCGTCCACTTCATCATCGACGCGCTCCTTCAGGTCGATCCGAAAAAGGAGTTCACCAAAACCGAACTCGCCGAATTCGCCGGGATTAGTACTCAAAGCGTCCGGCGTCATTTGGATAAACTCGTTGAAGCGGGGATCGTCGCGGAGACGGCCGGGGGGAAGCGATACCATTACGATCTCGAAAGCCCGACAGGCCAGCTCGTCGCGGAACTAAACGCGGAACTCGTCGCGATTGGGGCCGGGCGAGCGACCCCGAGCGCGGACGAGTAG
- a CDS encoding RNA-guided endonuclease InsQ/TnpB family protein, with protein MKRTNTFDVVPQSDADEELLRRLLDASAALWNEINFERRENYADPDADVWDISEYRGRYGGTLGASTVQQIERKNREAWRSFFALKKKGEANGKPGYWGNEREGRELRTYIRNTSYSVKWGDYSRLEILVGKDLKDQYGLGHRERLRLEVRGKPNWDEYDKQGRLELVWDENAQTFRAFQPVTIDNSRLAQPLADETAALDIGANNLVACTTTTGTQLLYEGRDLFERFREATREIARLQSLLDDGRYSSNRIRSLYRGRTRRRDHAQDALARDLIERVHGEGVSTVYVGALTDVLDAHWSVRANAKTHNFWAFRAFVKRLACTAEEYGMTVEVRSEAWTSQECPQCSSTDRTTRHRDTLTCPCGFEGHADLTASETFLRRHQKSKISDWRTRHAVSRQRQTDVPRPMARPVRLKWDDHEWSESPRSCPNEERTNPQVASVGR; from the coding sequence ATGAAGCGGACCAACACGTTCGACGTGGTTCCTCAGTCCGACGCGGACGAGGAGTTGCTTCGACGCCTGTTGGACGCTTCTGCCGCTCTCTGGAACGAAATCAACTTTGAGCGACGCGAGAACTACGCCGATCCAGACGCCGACGTGTGGGACATCAGCGAGTATCGCGGCCGCTACGGCGGCACGCTCGGCGCGTCAACCGTTCAGCAAATCGAACGGAAGAACCGCGAAGCGTGGCGCTCGTTCTTCGCGCTCAAGAAGAAGGGCGAAGCCAACGGCAAGCCCGGATACTGGGGCAACGAACGCGAAGGCCGCGAACTCCGAACGTATATCCGCAACACCTCGTACTCGGTCAAGTGGGGCGACTACTCCCGACTCGAAATCCTCGTCGGCAAAGACCTGAAAGACCAGTACGGTCTTGGACACCGCGAGAGGCTTCGACTCGAAGTTCGGGGCAAACCCAACTGGGACGAGTACGACAAGCAGGGCCGGTTAGAGTTGGTCTGGGACGAGAACGCACAGACATTCAGGGCCTTTCAGCCAGTCACAATCGACAATTCTCGACTGGCACAACCACTGGCCGACGAAACGGCCGCTCTGGATATTGGTGCGAACAATCTCGTCGCCTGTACGACCACGACCGGCACGCAACTGCTGTACGAAGGGCGCGACCTGTTCGAGCGGTTCCGCGAGGCGACGCGAGAAATCGCCCGTCTCCAATCACTCTTGGACGATGGCCGGTACTCCTCGAATCGGATACGCTCGCTGTACCGTGGGCGGACGAGACGCCGCGACCACGCCCAAGACGCGCTTGCCCGCGACCTCATCGAACGGGTGCACGGCGAAGGCGTTTCGACGGTATACGTCGGGGCGTTGACGGACGTACTCGATGCGCATTGGTCGGTGCGAGCGAACGCGAAAACGCACAACTTCTGGGCGTTCCGTGCGTTCGTCAAGCGCCTCGCGTGTACCGCCGAGGAGTACGGCATGACGGTCGAAGTCCGCTCGGAAGCGTGGACTTCCCAAGAGTGTCCGCAGTGCAGTTCGACCGACCGGACGACGCGCCACCGCGACACGCTGACGTGTCCGTGCGGCTTCGAGGGGCACGCGGACCTCACCGCCAGTGAGACGTTCCTGAGACGTCATCAGAAATCGAAGATTTCTGATTGGCGAACGAGACACGCAGTGTCTCGTCAACGGCAGACAGACGTACCACGGCCGATGGCACGGCCCGTGCGCCTCAAGTGGGACGACCACGAGTGGTCAGAGTCACCACGCTCTTGTCCCAACGAGGAGCGCACGAACCCGCAAGTTGCCTCCGTGGGCCGGTAA
- a CDS encoding KEOPS complex subunit Pcc1: MKRATLRTRFDDAATVAAALEPDNTPEMRTTVEGDVVETVIERETTGGLRTTVDDYVTNLTVASQLTDTDTNHE, translated from the coding sequence ATGAAGCGCGCGACGCTCCGCACCCGATTCGACGACGCGGCGACCGTCGCCGCGGCGCTCGAACCCGACAACACCCCCGAGATGCGAACGACGGTCGAGGGGGACGTCGTCGAGACAGTCATCGAGCGCGAGACGACCGGCGGCCTCCGCACGACGGTGGACGACTACGTCACCAACCTCACGGTAGCATCGCAGTTGACCGACACAGACACCAATCATGAGTGA
- a CDS encoding 30S ribosomal protein S3ae, whose amino-acid sequence MSERSVSRRRQEKRWYTVLAPERFDRAEIGETTADDPELVYGRTIETTLGAIKNDASENNTKLTFKIDDVGSDAAYTEFVKHELTRDYLRSLVRRGSSKITAYVTVLTSDDYRVQVQPVAFTTKKADHSQEKAIRDTMVDIVREAARERTFDDLVDSVVEGRLSSAIYAEGKTIYPLRRVEIQKLTLEARPEEVAEEEETSVDVDEENVESEA is encoded by the coding sequence ATGAGTGAACGATCCGTCTCCCGACGACGACAGGAGAAACGCTGGTACACCGTGCTCGCCCCGGAGCGATTCGACCGGGCCGAGATCGGTGAGACCACGGCCGACGACCCCGAACTGGTCTACGGCCGAACCATCGAAACGACGCTCGGCGCGATCAAGAACGACGCCAGCGAGAACAACACGAAGCTGACGTTCAAGATCGACGACGTCGGCTCGGACGCCGCCTACACGGAGTTCGTCAAGCACGAACTGACGCGCGACTACCTCCGTAGCCTCGTGCGCCGCGGGTCCTCGAAGATCACCGCGTACGTGACGGTCCTCACGTCCGACGACTACCGCGTGCAGGTACAGCCCGTCGCGTTCACGACGAAGAAGGCGGACCACAGCCAGGAGAAGGCCATCCGCGACACGATGGTCGACATCGTCCGCGAGGCGGCGCGCGAGCGCACCTTCGACGACCTCGTCGACAGCGTCGTCGAGGGTCGTCTCTCCTCCGCCATCTACGCGGAGGGCAAGACCATCTACCCGCTCCGCCGCGTCGAGATCCAGAAGCTCACCCTCGAAGCGCGCCCCGAGGAGGTCGCCGAGGAGGAGGAGACGAGCGTCGACGTCGACGAAGAGAACGTCGAGAGCGAAGCGTAG
- a CDS encoding 30S ribosomal protein S15 — protein MARMHTRRRGSSGSDRPTADEPPEWSDVDAERIEERVVELAEQGHDPSVIGIKLRDEGVQGTPVPDVKLATGKKVTEILDEHDASEDLPEDLRHLLERAIRLREHMDENPGDYQNKRALQNTESKVRRLVNYYRGDVLDEQFKYSYDTAKRLLE, from the coding sequence ATGGCACGAATGCACACCCGCCGTCGCGGGTCGTCCGGTTCGGACCGCCCGACGGCAGACGAACCACCGGAGTGGAGTGACGTGGACGCAGAGCGCATCGAGGAGCGCGTCGTCGAACTCGCAGAACAGGGGCACGACCCGAGCGTCATCGGGATCAAGCTCCGGGACGAGGGCGTCCAGGGCACCCCCGTCCCCGACGTGAAGCTCGCGACGGGCAAGAAGGTCACCGAGATCCTCGACGAGCACGACGCGAGCGAGGACCTCCCCGAGGACCTCCGCCACCTGCTCGAGCGGGCCATCCGCCTGCGCGAGCACATGGACGAGAACCCGGGCGACTACCAGAACAAGCGCGCCCTGCAGAACACCGAGTCGAAGGTCCGCCGCCTGGTGAACTACTACCGCGGCGACGTCCTCGACGAGCAGTTCAAGTACTCCTACGACACGGCCAAGCGCCTGCTCGAATAG